From the genome of Vicia villosa cultivar HV-30 ecotype Madison, WI linkage group LG2, Vvil1.0, whole genome shotgun sequence, one region includes:
- the LOC131648955 gene encoding uncharacterized protein LOC131648955: MTSITSVVIQNMPQKLKDLGSFSILCQLDTLMIDKALCDLGASVSLILLSICSNSGIEKIKPTSVTLQMADRSVKFLIGVLKDVNAKVGPPYIPTDFIIMDIKEDPHMPIISGRILLVCIVDTIIDVKKEKPNNEQKNTELREKENLREYNKKVGKDKRIRKEKEYEVNKREVKKYLPPHKIKYKGSGLNKCEIPDKRP; encoded by the exons ATGACATCCATAACTAGTGTAGTTATTCAGAATATGCCGCAAAAGTTAAAAGACCTTGGAAGTTTTTCTATTTTGTGCCAATTGGACACATTAATGATAGATAAGGCTCTTTGTGATTTAGGGGCTAGCGTCAGCTTAATTCTTTTATCTATATGTAGCAATTCGGGTATAGAAAAGATAAAACCAACTAGTGTGACTTTGCAAATGGCAGATCGATCGGTTAAGTTTTTAATCGGGGTATTAAAGGATGTCAATGCCAAAGTAGGGCCTCCCTATATCCCCACTGATTTTATCATCATGGACATTAAGGAGGATCCCCATATGCCCATCATTAGTGGTAGGATATTATTGGTGTGCATTGTAGACACTATAATTGATGTTAAAAAAG AAAAGCCTAATAATGAACAAAAAAACACTGAGCTGAGAGAAAAGGAAAACCTGAGGGAGTACAATAAAAAGGTTGGAAAAGACAAGAGGATTAGAAAGGAGAAAGAGTATGAAGTGAATAAAAGGGAGGTTAAGAAGTACTTGCCAccccataaaataaaatataaagggAGTG GATTGAATAAATGTGAAATTCCTGATAAAAGGCCATGA